The Chitinophaga sp. H8 genome contains a region encoding:
- a CDS encoding DUF6259 domain-containing protein — protein sequence MPALSAGPHNNSYGGQLIDASSCVLKDFSLAVGEQTQVLTLKIIAEQSLAIALTITLPDTAFYFDCKMAVTNKKNTPYTVYSSFPYLSGISLGENPTTNLALNMWDRGYPGIKAWEANSGGVYGRDVQMQWQCVYEPTLKEGLAFITMDTTYRNKILTCFPGGGMQSLYFDKETIRKNQTREWPAARVIVFNGNWRTAAMEYRSWVNENMQPRAVPAWYTKEVAMRSSTWLPTKDLVAQAQSGKGAGVITSFEALPKIFAGGYIDCLEIAMWNEGVNLWPETYGPWMSSGFLDFRSDLGGREAFVKGVKNVHREGRKVAMYVAGYGIRTTSPLFKGDDWKKWAIMKNPQGEISFEYRGEKDDEVFGIFTCPGYKPWQDNIVRVCTMLAGAGVDEIRLDELGFPFRPCFNQDHHHESPYDCHRWMREYLRRVREAVDRINPDIVISTEFFMDYFHTYTNGALVMDASGDELDVMKVAMPSYLALSYHAGAAEAAITGAVMSKLESHRQNWAWAHVGTSRPQDYPEGPGQILRWHELYPSFASALTAGNVTDWDPVALNDPKWMGHLWKDSNYWLLTGGHEDATPLAAGGVLVRLPELPPEIQYAFEFDIATTSMKAIKISRNNDGLFIRLENPVSAVLFPFPACPPLPIVTMQQDKAKQLEVKVKLFAPWNPASERAQIGSIRLKALGGTVSGTELNDNTVTFRLNMSQKAMGIPYSFQVTGDCLPLKKWFDIKF from the coding sequence ATGCCGGCACTATCAGCTGGCCCGCATAATAATAGCTATGGTGGACAGCTGATAGATGCCTCATCCTGTGTGTTAAAAGATTTTTCTTTAGCGGTCGGAGAGCAAACACAAGTATTGACCTTAAAAATAATAGCAGAACAATCGCTGGCGATAGCATTGACAATAACACTGCCAGATACAGCATTCTATTTTGACTGTAAAATGGCGGTTACCAATAAAAAGAATACGCCTTATACCGTTTATTCTTCCTTTCCTTATCTGTCGGGCATTAGTTTAGGTGAAAACCCCACTACCAATCTGGCGTTGAATATGTGGGATAGAGGATATCCAGGCATAAAAGCCTGGGAAGCCAATAGTGGTGGTGTTTATGGACGGGATGTACAGATGCAGTGGCAGTGTGTTTATGAACCTACATTAAAAGAAGGTCTTGCTTTTATTACAATGGATACGACTTACCGTAATAAGATCCTTACTTGTTTTCCTGGTGGCGGTATGCAATCATTGTATTTTGACAAAGAAACTATTCGTAAGAACCAGACACGTGAATGGCCAGCAGCTAGGGTCATTGTGTTTAATGGTAACTGGCGTACAGCAGCAATGGAATACCGTTCATGGGTAAATGAAAATATGCAGCCAAGGGCAGTGCCTGCATGGTATACGAAGGAGGTTGCGATGCGATCCAGCACGTGGCTACCCACTAAAGATTTGGTAGCACAAGCGCAATCAGGGAAAGGGGCTGGCGTCATTACTTCTTTTGAAGCACTCCCGAAGATTTTCGCAGGTGGTTACATAGATTGTCTGGAAATAGCTATGTGGAATGAAGGCGTAAATCTGTGGCCGGAAACCTATGGCCCCTGGATGTCTTCAGGATTCCTTGATTTCCGGTCAGATCTGGGAGGACGTGAGGCATTTGTAAAAGGAGTAAAGAATGTACATCGTGAAGGGCGGAAAGTAGCGATGTATGTTGCCGGATATGGTATCAGAACAACCAGTCCTTTATTTAAAGGGGATGACTGGAAAAAATGGGCCATTATGAAAAACCCACAGGGAGAAATCAGTTTTGAATACAGAGGGGAAAAAGATGACGAGGTATTCGGGATTTTTACCTGCCCGGGGTATAAGCCCTGGCAGGATAATATTGTCAGGGTATGTACTATGCTGGCTGGTGCTGGTGTGGATGAAATACGGCTGGATGAACTGGGATTTCCTTTCAGGCCATGTTTTAACCAGGATCATCATCATGAGAGTCCTTATGATTGCCATCGCTGGATGCGGGAGTATCTGCGCAGGGTAAGGGAAGCAGTAGATAGGATCAATCCAGACATCGTCATTTCCACAGAGTTTTTTATGGATTATTTTCATACTTATACAAACGGGGCATTGGTCATGGATGCCAGCGGAGATGAGTTAGATGTGATGAAGGTGGCAATGCCATCTTATCTGGCATTGTCATACCACGCAGGTGCCGCAGAAGCAGCCATTACAGGGGCTGTTATGAGCAAATTGGAAAGCCACAGGCAAAACTGGGCCTGGGCACATGTGGGCACTTCGCGGCCTCAAGATTATCCGGAGGGGCCAGGGCAGATATTACGCTGGCATGAGCTTTACCCTTCTTTTGCTTCTGCACTGACTGCTGGAAATGTTACAGATTGGGATCCCGTTGCGCTGAATGACCCCAAGTGGATGGGGCATTTATGGAAAGATAGCAACTACTGGTTGCTGACTGGTGGACATGAGGATGCTACGCCGCTGGCAGCGGGAGGTGTGCTGGTCAGGTTGCCGGAATTACCACCGGAAATTCAATATGCTTTTGAATTTGATATTGCGACTACCTCTATGAAAGCAATAAAGATTAGCAGAAATAATGACGGCCTTTTCATCCGGTTAGAGAACCCTGTTTCAGCAGTACTTTTTCCTTTTCCTGCTTGCCCCCCATTGCCTATTGTTACCATGCAACAGGATAAAGCAAAGCAATTGGAAGTAAAGGTGAAATTGTTTGCACCATGGAATCCTGCAAGTGAAAGGGCGCAAATTGGATCCATTAGACTGAAAGCGCTGGGGGGGACTGTTTCAGGAACAGAGCTAAATGACAATACGGTTACCTTCCGGCTTAACATGTCACAGAAAGCAATGGGTATACCTTACTCTTTTCAGGTAACGGGAGATTGTTTACCGTTAAAAAAATGGTTTGATATAAAATTCTAA
- a CDS encoding RagB/SusD family nutrient uptake outer membrane protein: MNKRHYIKHAIYLVLCLALLAACSKELTEEPRGLVVGKEALSSQAGLETVLSGAYGSLLVPWTSGFTTVAQIAMTMGADDLTTHPGSNKEEFREFDRFTVSSLNSRMPPIWLGCYKTIQATTNIINNYTSVQGGNPDSIRIMVGEASYLRGLCYYWLTRLWGEVPIIPSEIYSPDYLTLKKSKPAEVYTLIEADLKRAEEWLPNARRSSGRSNKGAAKALLADVYLTEAGWPLKDQTKFALAAAKAKEVIDNKAAYGFDLYQGDYLKIFAGGTVEDVFALFTRGQWITYNSFYGLSTMPEDEGGWSDFFPELNFFNNFPAGPRKDATFSTTFTGSNGTISWQQTTTKHPYYKKFTIQSGAKTVYMSANPVIMMRYAHVLLIYAEAQARATGTPDNNAYVAINAVRKRAGLQDLPTGLSGKDFATAVVNERAWEFAGEWNRWFDLVRLEQVEAANANKNPGDLQPGNITKANYWMPIPGADAVINPNL; this comes from the coding sequence ATGAACAAACGACACTACATAAAACATGCAATATATCTTGTACTCTGCCTGGCCTTGTTGGCAGCATGCAGTAAAGAACTGACGGAAGAGCCCCGTGGCCTGGTAGTCGGCAAAGAAGCCCTGAGTAGCCAGGCAGGACTGGAAACCGTTCTCTCCGGGGCATACGGCAGCCTACTGGTGCCATGGACAAGCGGCTTTACCACCGTGGCACAGATCGCCATGACCATGGGCGCTGATGACCTCACCACACACCCCGGTTCTAATAAGGAAGAATTCAGGGAATTTGACCGCTTTACCGTATCATCGCTGAATAGCAGGATGCCCCCGATCTGGCTGGGATGTTACAAAACCATACAAGCCACTACCAACATCATCAACAATTATACTTCGGTGCAGGGCGGTAATCCGGACTCCATCCGTATCATGGTGGGCGAAGCCAGCTATCTCCGCGGACTTTGTTACTATTGGCTCACCAGATTGTGGGGAGAAGTACCTATTATCCCTTCCGAAATATACTCTCCGGATTATCTGACACTTAAAAAGAGTAAACCCGCAGAAGTGTACACTTTGATAGAAGCAGACCTGAAAAGAGCAGAAGAGTGGCTACCCAATGCCCGTCGTAGTTCAGGGAGGTCCAATAAAGGCGCTGCAAAAGCGCTGCTGGCAGACGTATATCTTACTGAAGCCGGATGGCCGCTGAAAGACCAGACCAAATTTGCCCTGGCAGCTGCCAAGGCTAAAGAAGTAATAGATAACAAGGCAGCTTATGGTTTTGATCTTTACCAGGGCGACTATCTGAAGATATTTGCCGGTGGTACCGTAGAAGATGTGTTCGCCCTCTTTACCCGCGGACAGTGGATCACCTACAATTCTTTCTACGGACTTTCTACAATGCCGGAAGACGAAGGCGGCTGGAGCGATTTCTTTCCTGAACTGAACTTCTTCAACAACTTTCCGGCAGGTCCCCGGAAGGACGCGACCTTCAGCACAACATTCACGGGTAGCAATGGTACCATCTCCTGGCAGCAAACGACTACCAAACATCCCTATTACAAAAAGTTCACTATTCAATCAGGAGCCAAAACGGTGTATATGTCCGCTAACCCTGTGATCATGATGCGATATGCCCATGTATTACTGATCTATGCAGAAGCGCAGGCACGCGCTACCGGGACACCTGATAATAACGCCTATGTGGCTATCAATGCAGTCCGCAAGCGTGCAGGACTACAGGACCTGCCAACAGGATTATCCGGTAAGGATTTCGCCACTGCGGTAGTGAATGAGCGCGCCTGGGAATTTGCTGGAGAATGGAACCGCTGGTTTGACCTGGTAAGATTGGAACAGGTAGAAGCTGCCAACGCCAATAAAAACCCTGGCGACCTGCAACCCGGCAACATCACCAAGGCCAATTACTGGATGCCCATACCCGGCGCAGATGCCGTGATAAACCCGAATCTCTGA
- a CDS encoding TonB-dependent receptor: MKLTVLLMTITLLQVHAAGYAQTVTLSQRNSSLDKVFQEIRKQTGYTFLYTDEQLLQERKVSLQLKDVPLEQALEACFLNQPLTWSISDKVIIVKRKPATDQLPATIEKEVSGKVYNEKGELLPGVTIQVKGTSKGVVTNEKGEYNITVPDDNAILIISSLGYNKMEIPVGSRKEITVTLQPSASNINELVVVGYGEQRKGSLSSAISSISSRDFQDAPVNRLDQVLQGRATGVQVTNSAGSPGGGVRIRIRGSNSINGSNDPLYVVDGFVGAEFFAINPDDIESIQVLKDAAATAIYGSRGANGVILVTTKKGNKGGLKVNFTTRLSSSTVLKKLDLLNAADFAETANAHAVAVGTTPKFTDAQIAEFRAKGGTNWQDEIFRTAPSQEYLLNLSGGSDKSSYFISGNYQNQDGIINNSFYKRYTLRSNINSNLSDRVSTFLNITASYSTAQNVDIPPDGPSSPLAQAITWAPTTPVYNADGSFVISDPVGSISYNPVALTVNRLAVKDRMLANMIGGFKFRIIPGLTFNLQYGANYLASDDKSFAGKITNNNTSTTGIRSGKEIVLQNTNTLNYRKVFNKVHSLDLTAVMEYQQSTYNYSSAGASNLTYENFQWYNLSLATPGTPASGYSKWALFSLVGRANYAYNDKYLLSAALRRDGSSKFQGNNKYSYFPSVSAGWVLSNEPFMQQVPAISNLKLRGSWGLTGNQAISPYSTLSSYSNIPASFNNNSHLVGLAMGNIGNPNLKWETTEQKDVGIDIGLFKGRINVTADYFIKDTRDLLLKETVPMYLGSNSITRNVGSVQNKGWEFAIEGDVLNGRAVTWNTGFNVSFNTNKVISLGEGKTRIFDPNNWKIGGGMSPQSEFVVMPGQSIGAIWGLTYLGTWKPGDEKASEYGAKAGDSRYLDLNNSGTIDANDYHVIGTGIPKTSIGWNNTVAYKAFTLNLLFQGLFGFDRLNYNNAAAMYYGGDAREATLSEIKNRYIPGVNETSDIPAFSTTNRNFTQSSRFLEKGDFIRLKNISLAYTLPKSALKNTVGIKLFVSATNLLTITDYSGLDPESNSSAGDIRQGIDFGTYPNAKTITGGVTLSF; the protein is encoded by the coding sequence ATGAAATTAACGGTACTTTTGATGACCATTACCCTGCTACAGGTACATGCAGCCGGGTATGCACAAACAGTTACCCTTTCACAACGTAACTCTTCCCTGGACAAAGTTTTTCAGGAAATACGAAAACAGACCGGTTACACATTTCTCTATACAGACGAACAACTGCTGCAAGAGCGCAAAGTAAGTCTGCAATTAAAGGATGTCCCCCTGGAACAGGCACTGGAAGCCTGCTTTCTGAACCAGCCGCTGACCTGGTCCATATCAGACAAGGTAATCATTGTAAAAAGGAAGCCCGCCACAGACCAGCTCCCTGCAACAATTGAAAAAGAAGTAAGTGGCAAGGTATACAACGAAAAAGGGGAGTTACTGCCAGGAGTTACCATTCAGGTAAAAGGCACCAGCAAAGGCGTGGTGACCAATGAAAAGGGCGAGTATAACATTACTGTACCAGATGATAATGCCATTCTGATAATTTCTTCCCTTGGTTATAACAAAATGGAAATACCGGTAGGTAGCAGAAAAGAAATAACCGTCACCCTCCAGCCCTCTGCCTCCAATATAAATGAACTGGTAGTAGTGGGATATGGTGAACAGCGAAAGGGAAGCCTCAGCAGTGCTATTTCCTCTATCTCTTCCAGGGATTTCCAGGACGCCCCGGTGAACCGCCTGGATCAGGTATTACAGGGGCGGGCAACAGGTGTACAGGTCACTAATTCTGCCGGTTCTCCCGGTGGTGGCGTGCGTATTCGCATACGTGGCTCCAACTCCATCAATGGCAGCAACGATCCGCTCTATGTAGTGGATGGTTTCGTAGGTGCAGAATTCTTTGCCATTAATCCGGATGATATCGAATCCATCCAGGTATTGAAAGATGCTGCCGCCACAGCTATTTATGGCAGCAGAGGTGCTAATGGGGTAATTCTGGTGACTACTAAAAAAGGGAATAAAGGTGGATTGAAAGTAAATTTCACTACCCGTCTATCTTCCTCCACCGTCCTGAAAAAACTGGACCTGCTGAATGCGGCCGACTTTGCAGAAACTGCCAATGCACATGCGGTAGCTGTAGGCACCACCCCCAAGTTCACAGATGCTCAGATCGCGGAATTCCGTGCCAAGGGCGGTACCAACTGGCAGGATGAAATATTCAGAACAGCTCCCAGCCAGGAGTATTTGCTCAACCTGTCCGGTGGAAGCGACAAATCCAGCTACTTTATCTCCGGCAACTATCAGAACCAGGATGGTATCATCAATAACTCTTTCTACAAAAGATACACCCTGCGTTCCAATATTAATTCCAACCTGTCTGACAGGGTATCTACTTTTCTGAATATCACGGCTTCTTACAGTACTGCTCAGAATGTGGATATTCCCCCTGATGGTCCCAGCAGTCCACTGGCACAGGCAATCACCTGGGCGCCCACTACACCGGTGTATAATGCAGATGGCAGCTTTGTTATCAGTGACCCGGTTGGTTCCATTTCTTACAATCCCGTTGCGCTAACGGTCAACAGGCTCGCGGTAAAAGACCGGATGCTGGCCAATATGATAGGTGGCTTCAAGTTCCGTATCATACCAGGGCTTACCTTCAACCTGCAGTATGGCGCCAACTACCTGGCCTCCGATGATAAAAGCTTTGCTGGTAAGATCACCAACAACAATACTTCCACAACGGGTATCCGGTCTGGCAAGGAAATCGTGCTGCAGAATACCAATACCCTGAACTACCGGAAAGTATTTAATAAGGTGCACAGCTTGGATCTCACTGCTGTAATGGAATATCAGCAATCTACCTATAACTATTCGTCTGCCGGCGCCTCCAATCTTACCTATGAAAATTTCCAATGGTATAACCTGTCACTGGCCACACCTGGCACACCTGCTTCCGGTTATTCCAAATGGGCACTGTTTTCATTGGTAGGACGCGCCAATTACGCCTATAACGATAAATATCTGCTATCGGCTGCGCTTCGCCGTGATGGCTCTTCCAAATTCCAGGGCAACAATAAGTACAGCTATTTCCCTTCTGTTTCGGCGGGATGGGTGCTGAGCAATGAACCATTCATGCAGCAGGTGCCCGCCATCAGCAACCTGAAACTTCGTGGCAGCTGGGGCCTCACGGGCAACCAGGCCATCAGCCCCTACAGTACACTTTCCTCCTATTCTAATATACCAGCATCATTTAACAACAATAGCCATCTGGTGGGGCTGGCAATGGGCAACATCGGCAACCCCAACCTTAAATGGGAAACCACGGAACAAAAAGATGTAGGTATAGACATTGGATTGTTTAAAGGCAGGATAAATGTTACCGCTGATTATTTTATCAAAGACACACGTGACCTGCTTTTAAAGGAAACTGTACCGATGTACCTGGGCAGTAACAGCATTACCAGAAACGTAGGATCTGTACAGAACAAAGGCTGGGAATTTGCTATCGAAGGCGATGTACTCAACGGACGTGCTGTTACCTGGAATACAGGATTCAATGTGTCTTTCAATACCAACAAGGTCATCTCCCTTGGTGAAGGTAAAACCAGGATCTTTGATCCTAACAACTGGAAAATAGGTGGGGGTATGTCGCCCCAGTCCGAATTCGTTGTAATGCCTGGTCAGTCTATCGGTGCTATCTGGGGGCTTACCTACCTCGGCACCTGGAAACCCGGTGATGAGAAGGCCAGCGAATACGGCGCCAAAGCAGGCGATTCCCGTTACCTCGACCTGAACAACAGTGGAACAATAGATGCCAACGACTACCATGTGATCGGCACAGGTATTCCCAAAACATCCATCGGGTGGAATAACACCGTTGCCTATAAAGCCTTTACCCTGAACCTGCTGTTCCAGGGGCTCTTCGGATTTGACAGGCTCAACTACAACAATGCGGCAGCCATGTACTATGGTGGCGATGCCCGGGAAGCAACGTTATCGGAGATCAAAAACCGGTATATCCCGGGTGTAAATGAAACCTCCGATATACCTGCCTTCAGCACCACCAACCGGAATTTCACACAAAGCAGCCGCTTTCTGGAGAAAGGGGATTTCATCCGCCTGAAAAATATCAGTCTGGCATACACCCTACCCAAATCAGCATTAAAGAATACGGTAGGTATAAAGCTATTTGTGAGCGCTACCAACCTGCTGACGATCACCGACTATTCCGGCCTGGATCCTGAAAGCAACTCCTCTGCCGGAGATATCCGACAGGGTATTGATTTTGGCACCTATCCAAATGCAAAAACCATTACCGGGGGAGTTACCCTGAGCTTTTAA
- a CDS encoding FecR family protein — protein sequence MFIQDRLTYLLRQALNHSATDTELQELSNLVKEDQTGDISRQLEELLMEELSTTPTSAYDSEYWDDIAGKILSSDHVEVTPQAPAAPVIRRFSLRWIPAAAAVLLLLSAGLYWLLRSAEPSPMVTTTTAAIENDVAPGSNKAVLILADGTQLPLDSAGSELLTQQGNTRISRPTGGQLMYSALPGARPLSTAPSYNTLRTPRGGQFQVTLPDGTKVWLNAASSLTYPVAFNGPIRQVQLTGEAYFEVAQHADMPFKVKVQTGADSLEVLVLGTQFNIMAYEDEATVNTTLLQGAVKVNSNNNSKQLSPGQGAYLNKQDHILSVIPHVNTEEAVAWKNGFLQLEGNDIAATMRLIARWYNMEVVYKAPVAVHFRGLIPRNVPISKVLKMMEMTGEVHFEIRGKQIIVSP from the coding sequence TTGTTTATCCAGGACCGTCTTACGTACCTGCTCCGGCAGGCATTGAACCACTCCGCTACTGACACTGAGTTGCAGGAATTATCCAACCTGGTCAAAGAAGACCAGACAGGTGATATTTCCCGGCAACTGGAAGAGCTGTTAATGGAAGAACTTTCCACAACACCCACCAGCGCCTATGACAGCGAATATTGGGATGATATTGCAGGAAAGATACTGTCATCAGATCATGTGGAGGTAACGCCCCAGGCACCAGCTGCTCCTGTTATCCGGCGTTTCAGTTTACGGTGGATACCAGCAGCTGCCGCGGTATTACTGCTTTTATCAGCCGGATTATATTGGCTCTTACGCTCTGCGGAGCCATCACCCATGGTTACCACCACCACAGCGGCTATCGAAAACGACGTTGCGCCAGGTAGTAACAAAGCAGTACTTATATTGGCAGATGGTACACAGCTACCACTCGATAGCGCCGGTAGTGAGCTACTCACGCAGCAAGGCAATACCCGGATCAGCCGGCCCACAGGCGGGCAACTGATGTACTCCGCACTCCCTGGTGCGCGCCCCTTGAGCACTGCACCATCTTATAACACCTTACGGACGCCAAGAGGCGGGCAATTCCAGGTAACCCTGCCAGATGGCACCAAAGTATGGCTGAATGCAGCCAGCTCCCTGACATACCCCGTTGCCTTTAATGGCCCTATCAGGCAGGTACAGCTTACCGGAGAGGCCTATTTTGAAGTGGCACAACATGCTGACATGCCTTTTAAAGTAAAGGTGCAGACCGGAGCTGATAGCCTGGAGGTGTTAGTGTTAGGTACGCAATTTAATATCATGGCCTACGAAGATGAAGCCACCGTAAATACCACACTGCTGCAGGGTGCTGTGAAAGTAAACAGCAACAATAACAGTAAACAGCTGTCGCCCGGACAAGGGGCTTACCTGAACAAACAGGATCATATACTGTCTGTCATACCACATGTAAATACAGAAGAAGCAGTAGCCTGGAAGAATGGATTCTTACAACTCGAAGGGAATGACATTGCAGCTACCATGCGCCTGATAGCACGCTGGTACAACATGGAGGTGGTGTACAAAGCTCCTGTTGCTGTACATTTCCGCGGCCTCATACCGAGGAACGTACCAATATCAAAAGTGTTGAAAATGATGGAAATGACAGGGGAAGTACATTTCGAAATCAGGGGAAAACAGATCATCGTATCGCCCTGA
- a CDS encoding RNA polymerase sigma factor — protein sequence MHAQSYDDKELFQAISEGDETAFRRLFHKYVPQLRALALHITKTAAVTEDIIQETFLRLWISRDKLPEIAQPRSWLLRIVFYQSFTYLRKQAVHHKAMDTLTPTEPAFSIEENMVFTSMIKQVAIAVAQLPPRAKQIYLLSREKGLKIPEIATELSLSSNTVKNSLVRSLQFIRKQLEAAGHLIPALILWLLKL from the coding sequence ATGCATGCGCAATCATACGACGATAAAGAATTATTTCAGGCCATCTCTGAAGGAGATGAAACCGCTTTCCGGCGGCTCTTTCATAAATATGTGCCTCAACTCCGTGCACTAGCTCTGCATATCACTAAAACAGCTGCTGTTACCGAAGATATTATCCAGGAAACATTTCTGCGGCTATGGATCAGCCGCGACAAACTGCCCGAAATAGCCCAACCACGATCCTGGCTACTCCGTATCGTTTTCTACCAGTCATTTACCTATCTGAGGAAACAGGCAGTCCATCATAAAGCGATGGATACTCTGACACCCACCGAACCGGCCTTCAGTATAGAAGAGAACATGGTCTTTACTTCCATGATTAAACAGGTAGCTATTGCCGTTGCCCAACTTCCACCACGGGCAAAACAAATATACCTGCTCAGCAGGGAAAAGGGCCTGAAGATACCTGAGATCGCCACGGAACTGTCTCTCTCCTCCAATACCGTTAAAAACTCCCTGGTACGGTCATTACAGTTCATCCGCAAGCAACTGGAAGCTGCAGGTCACCTGATACCCGCCCTGATACTGTGGTTGCTGAAGCTATAA
- a CDS encoding FAD-dependent oxidoreductase — MKLKPLLIAIPLLAGLAVKATEPPQQVDICVYGGTSAGVIAAYTAKKLHKTVLLISPDKQLGGLTTGGLGYTDIGNKSAITGISRDFYRKIGTHYGRFEQWIFEPHVATQTFDQYIKAAGLPIMYGYQLDKVEKNNGAITSITLTGKHTRIIRAKMFIDCSYEGDLMAKAGVEYTVGREANSLYNETYNGVQLKDKHQFPDGIDPYKVPGKPESGLLWGISPAKLDEQGAGDKKLQSYNFRICLSNVPENSIPITRPTDYQPERYELLIRVLEKIHAKNLNAILKIDHMPNGKTDINNNGAFSTDMIGENYDYPDGDAATRKQIIQRHESYTKGLLYFIGHDPRVPEHLRKEMLQWGYPKDEYTANGHWSPQLYVREVRRMVGAYVMTQANCEGKEKVTDGIGMAAYTMDSHNCQRLVVNGMVKNEGDVQIGGFGPYPVSYRAIIPKKEQCSNLLVPVCLSASHIAYGSIRMEPVFMVLAQSAATAATVAINDGATVQQTDVAKVQRMLAENPLADNSTPEILVDDNDPTRVTITGDWQTERHGGYGPSMLVDHSGGEKRVHYAPEIKKAGRYKVYTYVPRVQGQAPHTAVTIYDGKTSHDTSIDAGSIKVEGQTSGEWVQLGTYELTAGAWVEFRTGKSPGTVVADAVLFVPVTRN; from the coding sequence ATGAAACTGAAACCATTATTAATTGCAATACCGCTATTGGCTGGTCTTGCAGTAAAAGCAACGGAACCACCACAGCAAGTAGATATTTGTGTATATGGTGGTACTTCTGCAGGTGTCATCGCCGCCTATACTGCCAAAAAACTGCATAAGACGGTGTTACTCATCTCGCCCGACAAACAGCTTGGGGGCCTTACCACCGGAGGACTGGGATATACCGATATTGGTAATAAATCTGCCATCACCGGTATTTCCAGGGATTTTTACCGGAAGATAGGTACCCACTACGGGCGCTTCGAACAGTGGATTTTTGAACCACATGTGGCTACGCAAACCTTTGATCAGTATATCAAAGCTGCCGGTCTGCCAATAATGTACGGGTACCAGCTGGATAAGGTGGAAAAAAACAACGGCGCAATTACCTCCATAACATTAACTGGAAAGCACACACGCATTATCCGCGCAAAAATGTTCATCGATTGCTCTTATGAAGGAGATTTGATGGCGAAAGCCGGTGTAGAATATACAGTAGGCCGTGAAGCCAATAGCTTATATAACGAAACTTACAATGGCGTACAACTGAAAGATAAACACCAGTTCCCCGATGGTATTGACCCTTACAAAGTACCTGGTAAGCCAGAGAGTGGGCTGCTCTGGGGTATCAGTCCGGCAAAACTGGATGAGCAGGGTGCAGGCGACAAAAAGTTGCAATCCTACAACTTCCGGATCTGTCTGTCTAATGTACCGGAAAACAGCATCCCCATTACCCGGCCTACAGACTACCAGCCAGAGCGGTATGAGTTACTTATCCGGGTGCTGGAGAAGATCCATGCGAAAAACCTGAATGCCATCCTGAAAATAGATCATATGCCCAATGGCAAAACAGATATCAACAATAATGGCGCTTTCTCCACGGATATGATAGGTGAGAATTATGACTACCCGGATGGGGATGCCGCTACACGGAAGCAGATTATCCAGCGTCACGAAAGTTACACAAAAGGGTTGTTGTACTTCATTGGTCATGATCCCCGCGTACCGGAACATCTCCGTAAGGAAATGCTGCAATGGGGTTATCCAAAGGATGAATATACCGCTAACGGACACTGGTCACCACAGCTATATGTACGGGAAGTACGCCGCATGGTAGGCGCATATGTGATGACGCAGGCCAACTGTGAAGGCAAGGAAAAAGTGACTGATGGCATAGGTATGGCAGCATATACGATGGACTCTCACAACTGTCAGCGTTTAGTCGTAAATGGTATGGTTAAAAATGAAGGAGACGTACAAATCGGAGGCTTTGGGCCATATCCGGTTTCCTATCGCGCTATCATACCTAAAAAGGAACAATGCAGCAACCTCCTGGTACCGGTTTGCCTGTCGGCCTCGCATATCGCCTATGGCTCTATCCGTATGGAACCTGTTTTCATGGTGCTGGCGCAGTCTGCCGCCACCGCTGCTACGGTAGCCATCAATGACGGTGCTACGGTACAGCAGACTGATGTGGCCAAAGTGCAGCGGATGTTAGCGGAAAACCCGCTTGCAGATAACAGTACTCCCGAGATCCTGGTAGATGACAACGACCCCACACGGGTAACCATAACAGGAGATTGGCAGACGGAACGCCACGGTGGCTATGGCCCTTCTATGCTGGTGGACCATAGCGGCGGTGAAAAGCGTGTACACTATGCACCGGAAATAAAGAAAGCAGGCAGGTACAAAGTATATACTTACGTACCGCGTGTACAAGGCCAGGCCCCACATACGGCAGTAACCATTTATGACGGGAAAACATCTCATGATACCAGTATTGATGCGGGTAGTATTAAAGTAGAAGGGCAAACCTCCGGAGAATGGGTACAGCTGGGTACTTATGAGCTGACAGCTGGAGCCTGGGTAGAATTTCGCACGGGTAAATCACCTGGCACCGTAGTGGCAGATGCGGTATTGTTTGTACCGGTAACACGGAATTAA